DNA sequence from the Salmo trutta chromosome 28, fSalTru1.1, whole genome shotgun sequence genome:
CGCCAAGTATCTGAATCTCCCAATCACCCTTTGACCCCCCCCAACAGTGTGTCCCAGTCCTGACCCCATTGTTGGATATGGAGAGGGTGCACTCCGAACCCCCTTTGGCACGTAATACTGCTCCTTCCACCTCTGCGGTGGCTATCCCCcgctccttctctgtctcccacAAAAAACACAAGCGGACCCCCCTGTATCAGAGATCAGTAAGTGGGCATGTTGTGTGGGCATCGCATCAGTTGCACCCACAGTGGTAATGACTGCCAGGGGGATGTTAGCTAACCGCATGGTTTGTTTTGCAGTGGCTCTTGATTACTTTGAGGGAGATCAATTAATGGACTTTTGGTTCTGTGTGAAGTCATATTGTAGCACCCAGTTCATGTTGCCTTGTGCTAGTCAATGGGAGATGCAGTGGTTTTGTAGTAGGTTTGGATAAAGATTAAGTCCTATAACAATTGTTTTTGCATGTATAATGTTCCCAACTTTGTCAATCCAGGGGTGCTTGTTTTATTTTAGTTGCAATAGTGACTGAGTGAATAGAAGTGGAGGATTCTCTTGAGCCAACTAGAAATAACTATACAGTGTGGCCTTTATTGGTAGTGAATGGTCTGAATCAACATAACCATCTGGGGTTGGCCTACTGTGCTCACTGACATTCAGAAGAGAAATGGTCAGAACACCAGAAAGCTCTTTTGGTTAGTCTCTCCAAACTTTTGGTTCAACCATCAGTCAGGAAACACAATTTAATGGATTGTGTGTAAATTAGATCTTATTGATGTGGGAGTTTCATTTGTGAAAGAGAATTGTTCTATCATATGCATTTACACAATCCCACTCATAAACTCATCTGCTCTCGTTCAATGTTCAGAGCTGTATTTTGTcaggtttttctttttttcaatAATGTCTTGTTCTGCTCAGATGAGTTTTGACCCTGGCATGCTCCACAACAACGGGCACACAGCTTTTGCCAACGGCACGGCGGCGGGCATCAGGGAGACAGGAGTGGTGGAGAAGCTGCTCACCTCCTACGGGTTCATCCAGTGCTCGGAGCGGCAGGCGCGCCTCTTCTTTCACTGCTCCCAGTACAACGGCAACCTGCAGGAGCTCAAGATAGGAGGTGAGAGTCCAGTGCTGCTTCTAGTCATTTAGTAGTCTAGTCTCATCCACCAGCCTTGTGCTGAACAACACAAGCTTTTAGGGATGGTTTCCCAAACACAGATTAATCCTGGACTAAAAACACTTTCAAATGAGATTCTCCTTGACACTAGGATGAATCTGTCTGGGGAAACTCCACCTAATGTTCATCTGGCCAAAAATGAGAATTCCTTCAAAAAATCCTTGGGGCTAATTGGTAACAACAGATTTCTGTCTTGGTCTCTTCACAAGCTAATGTGGGTAGCTTTTAAGTCGATTGACCTCCATGAATGTCCGGTCAGCATTTGGTGTCGAACACACATTTTCTCACAACCCGttttcttccttctctcttcccctctgcctCTCCAGATGATGTGGAGTTTGAAGTGTCCTCAGACAGGCGCACTGGCAAGCCCATAGCAGTGAAGCTGCTTAAGATCAAACCAGAGGTGCTTCCAGAGGAGCGCATCTCGGGCCAGGTGGGGCCAGACTCGCACGCCTCTCCCTTTACTGTGCTGCATGGTTATATTCATCCAGTTAAGGAACACCATTTTACTTTTGGTTCTGTTTTTGTCCCTGTCACCTCAATGTCGGTGTTTGTTCGTCAGTTGGGTGTATGTTCAAGCTCATTGTAAATCTTTTAAAATCATTTTTGTTTATTAATAGTTTCATAGATGCGTACATTCTTAATAcgaacccccccacccctctgaTTTTAAATCCAAATTTTTATTGCGGTTATTTATGTTGGCCTTGGTCTGTTTATCTGAAATGCTAGGAATATCATCTGTTTCCATGGAGATTTACAATGGGCTTGACTGTCCTCGACATACATGTTGTGTGGTGATGGTGTTCACGGGTGGAGGTGAGATTTGACGTTTAAACAAAACAGCCAAAATCTTTCTCTAGAAAGTTCTGCCTAAATTAAGTTGAAGGCTTATTTTCAAAGGAATGACAAATGAAGTCAGTAAATTGAGTAGGTTTGATTGGCTGTAATATTTTGATAGCCATTGATGTTTTATTAGCCTTTTCTTCAAATGGCCTTTACTCAATCAAATGAAGAAATTTGGCATTTCAAGCATTTCACATCTCATGCAGTAGTGTCTACAGTACATAACAGGCTTGTATCCCTTCACTCTCTTGATATACTTTTGAAATCAACCAGTTTGTTTCCACAGAAAGATTGATTGTAATTTCCTTATTTAGGTGCGATGATTTATAGTAAGGCAATCGTGTTGAATCACCCAAAAACCCATTCTTAACCATCTCCCCCTGTGGTTCTTGCTGTCTTTTAGGTTGTCTCAGCGATTCCCACTCACCTGGATGGCAAATCTGCACCAGGGCAGGTGCCCACTGGCAGTGTGTGTTACGAGAGAAACGGGGTAAGACTGTCAAATGGCCTGTAGAAAGATACTTTTCATGACAAGGCTGGTAGTCAATGTAATGTAAAGTATGGATTCCTTCCCACGCAGGAGGTGTTTTACCTGACCTACACCCCAGACGACATAGAGGGCAACATGCACCTGGACACGGGAGACAAAGTCAGCTTCTACATGGAAACCAACAAGCAGTGAGTTGTTTTTCAATAGTGTCTTATTGTTTcacaatttaaaatgttttgaTTGCATACTACCATAGCCTTTTCCTCATGGTATATTTTGTGTGTTTCAGCACTGGTGCAGTCAGTGCTCACAACATTGTCCTGGTAAAGAAGAAACAGATGAGGTGCCAGGGGGTTGTCTGTGCCACCAAGGTAAAGCCACAGCAGAGCCTTGTGGATCCCTGGCTGGACATTGGCTACTGTATGTGCCGGATTATAATCTAATCTATAACCCTTTGTTGTCTGGTAGGAGGCCTTTGGGTTCATTGAGAGGGCTGACGTGGTGAAGGAGATCTTCTTCCACTACAGCGAGTTCAAGGGTGACCTGGAGGCCCTACAGGCCGGCGACGACGTGGAGTTCACCATCAAAGAGAGAAACGTAGGTGGCATCACATGGAACCGTTCTGGCTAGCCAACTCTAGTGACTTGTTCTAATGGCTTGCAAAAGTATAGAATGTGAGGCCAGTATTGGAATCAAGTTATTCTTATGTTAGGGACTCAACTTGTCAAATCAAGCAATGGCTGTTAATTGACAGTGAATGTCTCCAATAGGAAAGTCTGTTGAACAGAAATTACTCCTGCTCATGTATAAATTCTGAATACATATTGATGCCATGAGCCTGTAAATATGCAATAGAATGTCGTAATGGAGAGGAAAAAAGCAACATTGAAGTAACTAAAGCATTTATGGTGACATGGTGTCTGCAGatgtcagggcattcatactacTTGCGTTTCGTGGAGCTGAGCTGTGTTTACACATGCTCTTCCACTTAGCGTCAACCAATCATCTCAATGCGGCGCTATATGGAGCCCTCTGcgttgttacaaaatttgggaggTGCGTGGCATCGCCGTAGGGAGCTCGATTTGGCCTCCGGGAGCTCCGCAATTGCGTTAGACCCTCCGTACAGAGCCTCTAGACCACATTGCCgaatcaagcataaattggctatAAAGCATTTTGTTTTTCTCTCTAGGGGAAAGAGGTGGCCACTGACGTGAGGCTGCTCGCCCAGGGAACAGTCATTTTTGAGGACATCAGCATTGAGCAGTTTGAAGGCACTGTCGTCAAAGTCATCCCTAAAGTTCCAACTAAGAACCAGGTCCGCAACTTACGCAATGCCTGCATACTCAGAATTAACCCGAGCTTGGTTTTTACTGAATCCTGGATTATTTGTATTCTTCCTCACAATCTTTTAGAATGATCCGCTCCCAGGCCGCATCTGTGCTAGGATCAGCTTCACGGACAAAGAGCTCCTGTTTGGCGAGAAGGATACCAAGTCCAAGGTGACCCTGCTGGAGGGCGACCATGTGCAGTTCAACATCTCAACAGACCGCAGGGACAAGCTGGAGCGGGCCACCAACATCGACATCCTGCCCGACACCTTCCACTTCACTAAGGAGTCCCGTGAGATGGTAAGGACCATGAGATCTATGGTACGCTCACTAGTTCATTTGAGGAAGCTTTGTGTGGAGTTTAATCAATGAATATGGCAACCTGAAATTTGCATTCCTAAAAAATCGAGTTCATATTCAAACTGTTGTGTTATCTATTAAATGGGAGAGCGTAAACCTACAGTCCCGAATGAACGGGAAGGATTGGCATTTTCTGCAGTGCACTGTCTCTGTAATCTCGGTTAACTCAAAAGTAAAATCAAAGCACTCAGTGAAGCAGTTTAGGGGCTGTTTTCGCCCAATCCTGATACGTCCATATAATTAGTGATGAAAACACAAGGATCAGAACTAATGCAGCTCGTGAACTCGCGCATCCCATTCAGTCTCAGCAGATTCTTCAGTCTACATGCAGAGTCGACAGCATCTCTGCTGTGTTAACGGCTCTCTCTGTCCTATAGGGTGTGATCGCTGCAATGCGTGACGGCTTTGGCTTCATCAAGTGTGTGGACCGGGACGCCAGGATGTTCTTTCACTTTAGCGAAGTGCTGGAGGAGGGCCAGCTGCACATCTCTGATGAAGTCGAGTTCACAGTTGTGCCCGTGAGTCCAGAGAGAACGCCCATGGTCCGTTTTTCAATATACAATTGCTGTCTTTAAAATTCCTTTAATCTCACcttccctctttttctctgtcaATCTTCCAAGGCTGTTAGTTTAGTGGGAAACTCTTGATTTTGAAATGAATATCTAGTAAATTCTTATAAATATTAGGAAATCTCATTCTTTGAACCCATTCACTTTTCCTAGGCACATTGTGTTCCAAATGTATTTTGGTCTCTGTATTTTGGTCTCTGTCTGGCTATCTCACAATACAAACCAATCTCAATGAGAGCATTATCGAACACCAACACAAATTGAAACAggttttttctccctctcctgtGCAGGACATGCTGTCTGCCCAGAGGAACCACGCAGTGCGCATCAAGAAGCTGCCCAAGGGCACAGTCTCCTTCCACACCCAGTCTGAGCAGCGCTTTGTGGGTGTGGTGGAGAAGGAGGCCACAGCAGCCATCACCAACAACAAGAGCGCCAGCCCCAGCAAGGCCAAAGAGAAGGTACGAAAGCACCCAGGGCAGCACTTGGGAACCCACAGCGACATTGTCAACGTTTGCCTTTTTTATTTTGACGGTACATGTTTGTCCTTCCCTGCCTGATCTTTCTTTGCCTTTTCTTTCCTCATCCCTTCCTAGTCTGATCAGTATCGAAATGTAAAACTGCTCCGAGACCCGCACGCACACATTTCCCCATACGATCAGGCATTTTTCAGCCCATTTCATTTGACTCCTTAGTTCTAATTCTCTGCTTTGCTTTCTCCTTTCATCCTTTCCCCCTCATGCTCCTTCTCTCCATTAGAAAAAAGACAAGGTAGGAGTTTTGTCTTTGCATGATGCCTTCAAGTTGAACAACTCTAGATAGATACATCTATCAAAATGTTTTCCTACTGGGTTGACACTGAGGCAAAGTACTAACCACTAATTTTGTCTCATGTTAGCTAGATATGACATTGATTTGCCAGACATTTTACGTGGCAACTGTGACAAATTCCCCTAGTTAACTTAAAATTCATCATGTATAGTTTTTTGCCCAATTGCTTAAATCACTCTCATTTCCTAACCTTTGCTCTTcacagggtagcctagtggttagagcattggactagtaaccgaaaggttgcaagttcgaatccctgagctgacaaggtagaaatctgtcgttctgcccctgaacaaggcagttaacccactgttcctaggcagtcattgaaaataagaatttgttcttaactgacttgctagttaaataaaggtttttaaaaaataaattaaaaatactGTAGTTGCTCAAATGGATAGACTAATTGTGCATATTTCTCAAGGCTAAAGTCAGTGGTGTTGTCTATGCCCGCTGAATGTGCTCCTCACCCCATGGTTGACTGGTTTCGGTCCTAATCAACCTCTTAAATCAATTCCTTTAAAAACATGTTATTCTCACTTTTGCAGTCTTGTAATTTACTTTACTAGTTCCTAAGGAGATATGGCATTTAACTAAGGCTGACCCCGTTAAGTCGACTGTTTGGTCTATAGGcttttggtcgaccaagatttcttTAGTTGAGCAGTAGCTAAAAAAAGTTCATTATCTTAGGCTCATTATCAAAAATTGTGATTTATTACTTATACAAATGTGCTACTACTACTTTTGGCCATAACACCACCAATTCTACAGTGGCACCTCAAACCCACCAATGAGAATTTTAATACTGAGGGGTTGCAATGCCGATCGGTTGAAGATCCTGCTTGTTGCCGGTTTGTTTTAATAGCCTATTTattccgtgagcaccaagccttACGCAACCACAACACGTCGGATAAACAAGTTCACAAATGTGGCTGTTTTTTAgctttgctatgctgtaataatgGCTTTACatctttttgttttgttagtaCAGCCTCTGCTTTTATTTAGTGTAACTGTTCCAAATTgtctgaaaaatattaataataagCCTCGATCTCTTATTGTGACTATAACTGTCATTATCATTAAGCGCTTTTAAGCGTCTTCGATTTAAAATAACAAAGCCACCCTTAAATAATTAgtgtaaacaataaataaaccatTACATTTTGGAAAATTGCATTCAAACAAATGCGACTGTCTTTaatctttgctgtaataaaggatttacccccccccaaaagttgGACTGGTATGCATATAATTTCATTGTGTTTACTTTGTTCCAAACGGTCGGGGAaattatattgtaatctaacagcacctgtttggcacacatGTACACAGCGCTTGCGCCTTACTTTCTTGATCTCCAATATTTTCCACAACTGGTCAAATTTATTCCGCACATCTAacttcccctttacctcctgagcaaccagtaaataTTCCCACATTTTTGAGTGCATCTGTTTTGATTTGTGTTCTGAGTTTATAACCAATTTGTTGATGTGATTGATCTATAGGccaggccctattggtcacgtgCATGTGACACATACGTGTCATGTAAGGGTTCAGGGAATAGGGAATGGGGGGGTTTGGGTACAGCCCTACGTTTAACACTTTGTACAAAGGTGTTGATTTCAAAACTAGTCAATGCTAACGAGGTGCTTTGGAATGTGTGCTGTTGCACATCTTGGTGCCAGTCATCTGCACTCTTGGCTTTAACAAGGAGTTGCTACTGCTGTTCAGCTAATATACTCCTAAACTTTTAAAATGCATCATTCCGCCCTTCCTCCTTTTGAAGTTATTACTGATGTGCACTGTAATCCAGCCTCATCAAATCAGTAATTATATTTTTGCCAGGCTGAGTGCATTTTTCTGAAGTATTTGAACGTGTCCTAATGCTCAGCAGTGGTGTTATCCACTTGTAATAGTTGAATGCCTGATTTTCTGGAGAGGAGTGCAGTAGCCACTGCCAGTCTAATCTGTTTTCTGATGTCTGTCCTCATGTAGGAAGCAGAAGAGGGAGTGATTTCTTATGAGGACTGTGGAGTGAAGCTGACTGTGTCGTACCACGTCAAAGATCTGGAGGGAGCTGCCCAGCCACAGGCAGGAGACAAGGTACTGAAAACCAAACAAGTTCACACTGGCTCAAACTTGCTTTGTTGAAATGGCAATTTACCAAACCCCAAGAGAGAATGAGTTGGCTCTGTTTGCATGTGCTGTaaattggggcggcagggtagcctagtggttagagcgttgggctagtaacccgaaaggttgcaggttcgaatcccctagctgacaaggtacaaatctgtcgttctgccccttaacaagacagttaacccaggccgtcattgaaaataagaatgttatATAACCTCACACCaaggttcacactattcaacagccagatgacactcctaggacatcatgttacacaatacatgcatttttttgctcgataaagttcatatttatatccataaaccccacactgccggtgaatcagcacaacaatttacaaaaatactcaccataaacgttgataaaatattaaactgttattcaaagaattatagatgaacatctcctttatgaaaacgctgtgacagattttaaaaaagcttcacgaggaaagcacactttgcaataatctgagtactgcgctcagaaaaatacactaggcaatacagatacctgccatttgagttatctaaaatcataaatagcatttgAAATATTCACTTAACTTTGATCtgcatcagaaggcacttccaggtatcccaggtccacaataaatgttgctttgttcgatagtccataatttatgtccaaatagctccttgttgttagcgcgttaaGTTTGTTAGCGCGTTAAGTTaactactccaagtgtaggaagcgcgtggaaaatgtcacgacgaaaagtttaaaaaaattctatttacgttcgttcaaacatgtcaaacgttgtatagcgtcaatctttagggcctttatcacttagaacttcaataatattccaaccggacgattgcaatgtcttagctgtgttccaaaatgtttttcaagacattgcaatcgtccggttggaatattattgaagttctaagtgatgatgaacagagagcgaacagaggaagttggtgactcaggaaGGTACTGccgttcattggcgcgcattcatgtgactgcgcgccaatgaacgccagtaccttcctgagtcaccaacttcctctgttcgctctctgttcatcatagacgcctcaatcaactttctaaagactgacatctagtggaagccttaggaagtgcaaaatgaaccctaagtcactgttcgataggcaatgacttgaaaggactacaagcaccagaattctcacttcctggttagatttctcaggtttttgcctgccatatgagttctgttatactcagacatcattcaaacagttttagaaacttcagtgttttctatccaaatctactaataatatgcatattctggttcctgggcccgagtagtagaggttaactgacttgcctagttaaataaaggttaaataaataaatccaacCTTGTCCTCTAGGTGGAGTTCTCCATCAATGAGGTAAAGAGGACGGGCCAACAGAGCGCTGTCACCATCAAGATCCTCAACCGCACCGTCAACACCAAGAGGCTGCTGGGATACATTGCCACCCTGAAAGACAACTTTGGCTTCATAGAGACAGCCAATCACGATCAAGAGATCTTCTTTCATTACAGGTACAACTATTCAACACATGCAAGCTAGTGTAAAATATGTTGGCATTAGATCTGTCCAAAAAAGATATGTTTTTCATCCTGCCTGGTTGTTCCTGCTGCCTGTTTGTTCCAGTGAGCTGTGTGGTGACTTGGAGAACCTGGAGCTGGGTGACACTGTGGAATACACCCTGTCCAAGGGCAAAGGAAACAAAGTCAGCGCTGAGAAGGTTACTAAGGTGGTAGCAGGTAGGCAGTAAAATGCTTTAGTAATTGTTTGAGTTTGCACCAGAGTCAGTTCTATAATGAAGCATTTATGTATCAACCTTCAAAGGGAGTATGCTAATGGTGTTCTGTTATTGCAGTGAATGGTGTGGGGCAGGATGTTGGTGAGACAGTGATGTTGGGGAAGGTGGTGCGCCCTCTGCGCAGTGTGGACCCGTCCCAGACAGAGTACCAGGGGCTCATCGAGCTCTTGGAGGAAGGTAAGTCACCGCTGGCAGTGGAGGTTTATGTCCATCAAATCAATTTAATGTTTTTACTAATGCACTTACTCTATAATGACCGAATGGCTAAATTGACTGTTCCTCTTCTCCCCACCTGTACCCATTCAGATGGCACAAAGTGCCAAAATTACTCCTTTGGCATCGTGGGCATGGCGAACAAGGCAGACTGTCTGCAGAAAGGCGAGATGGTGAAGTTCCAGCTGTGCACAGTGGCTCAGACAGGACAGAAGATGGCCTGCAACGTTGTCCCCCAACGTAAAGCCCTGGTGGAGTGCGTCAAGGACCAGGTATCTGATCATGCTTGTCAACACTTTTGCTGATGGACATGATTAAATTGCCTTTCAAAATTGAACTGAAAGATTCTGCCATTTATTTAAGTATGTATGGTAAGTAACCCAAACATGAAGTAATAAGAATGTATAATTTGTTTTGGGGCTTTCTCACTATGCAAGGTATTGGTGTGGCTACCTATGAGTGCTATGCCTATTCATTCTGTAATGTCTTGTCTCCCCAGTTTGGTTTTATCACGTATGAAGTTGGCGAGAGTAAGAAGCTGTTTTTCCATGTCAAAGAGGTGCATGATGGCTTGGAGCTCCAGACCGGGGATGAGGTGGAGTTCTCAGTCATCCTCAACCAACGCACAGGGAAATGTAGTGCCTGCAACGTGCGCAGAGTTAGGTAAATACTGCAGGGGGGTGTACTATTACCATGAAGTAGGGTAAAATGTTTGGAAACGGAAGTATTACCTCAACTTAGCCAATAATGATGCCCGTTTTCTTGATGGTGACCAAAGTCAATGGAACTGAATAAGTGAAAATGGATTTCTAGCCCCCAAATTTACTAATCATGTCTCATTTTATGACCCAGTTATCCTAAACTTAGACAGAATATTGTTGGTTAAAAAAGCCCTCGTTTCTCTACCCCCACAGTGAAGGGCCTAAACCGGTGGCAACCCCCCGTCCCGATCGCTTGGTCAACCGGCTCAAGAGCATCACCCTGGATGATGCTAGTGCCCCCCGCCTAGTTATTGTGAGACAGCCCCGCGGCCCTGACAACTCAAAGGTACGCACATTTGAACACGTAATGCTGTATAATAAGTTCTGATGTGTGCACACTTTGTTTTTATCTACAAAGCGTGTTGATTATATTATTACTGGTCTACTTTGTTTTGTACCCAGGGCTTCAATGTGGAGAGGAAGACCCGTCAACCGGGTGTCATTGACTGAGCAGTATATAACCCTTCCCGTCTGACTAGGTGGGCCCTGATTTTAGAAATGCAACGTGAGAATGGACATCAACAATGGAAAAGGATTTTTGCTGTCTTGTGGACACATGCTCCTACACAcactcttgatacacacagaGAAATAAGCATGTGTAACCCCTCCATGTTCCATCACCTGCAAGGGAACCCTCATTCCATTTGTTCTCTGCTGCCCATGTATGATGTACTTGATACAGTTTCATACTGCAGTATATAAGGTGGGATCTCTCttctgagtgtgtgcgtgtgactgTATAAGGTGTTTTTAGAAATGATAGAAGTTACAGAGGAATTTGTTTTGAGGGTTTCTGTGCGCTTAAGAATCAGTGACGGTTGCGTGGCAGTCTCTTGTCCCATCTGCTGAATCTGCCTAATTGTCTGGAATTCTGCACCTGCaacctgtcgtgtgtgtgtgtgtgtgtgtgtgtgtgtgtgtgtgtgtgtgtgtgtgtgggcatgtatTAGAGCTCTTCTGCTTCTTTTCCTTCATTGTTCTCCCTCAAGGCAACTAAATGATTATCATTTGCCAATGGTTTTCACTATGCTTTCCTACAAAATGCATAAAGCAAAGTTCCCTCCATAAGGAGGGTGATGTTTCTCATGTGTGGACTA
Encoded proteins:
- the LOC115165885 gene encoding cold shock domain-containing protein E1 isoform X10, with amino-acid sequence MERVHSEPPLARNTAPSTSAVAIPRSFSVSHKKHKRTPLYQRSMSFDPGMLHNNGHTAFANGTAAGIRETGVVEKLLTSYGFIQCSERQARLFFHCSQYNGNLQELKIGDDVEFEVSSDRRTGKPIAVKLLKIKPEVLPEERISGQVGPDSHASPFTVLHGYIHPVVSAIPTHLDGKSAPGQVPTGSVCYERNGEVFYLTYTPDDIEGNMHLDTGDKVSFYMETNKHTGAVSAHNIVLVKKKQMRCQGVVCATKEAFGFIERADVVKEIFFHYSEFKGDLEALQAGDDVEFTIKERNGKEVATDVRLLAQGTVIFEDISIEQFEGTVVKVIPKVPTKNQNDPLPGRICARISFTDKELLFGEKDTKSKVTLLEGDHVQFNISTDRRDKLERATNIDILPDTFHFTKESREMGVIAAMRDGFGFIKCVDRDARMFFHFSEVLEEGQLHISDEVEFTVVPDMLSAQRNHAVRIKKLPKGTVSFHTQSEQRFVGVVEKEATAAITNNKSASPSKAKEKEAEEGVISYEDCGVKLTVSYHVKDLEGAAQPQAGDKVEFSINEVKRTGQQSAVTIKILNRTVNTKRLLGYIATLKDNFGFIETANHDQEIFFHYSELCGDLENLELGDTVEYTLSKGKGNKVSAEKVTKVVAVNGVGQDVGETVMLGKVVRPLRSVDPSQTEYQGLIELLEEDGTKCQNYSFGIVGMANKADCLQKGEMVKFQLCTVAQTGQKMACNVVPQRKALVECVKDQFGFITYEVGESKKLFFHVKEVHDGLELQTGDEVEFSVILNQRTGKCSACNVRRVSEGPKPVATPRPDRLVNRLKSITLDDASAPRLVIVRQPRGPDNSKGFNVERKTRQPGVID
- the LOC115165885 gene encoding cold shock domain-containing protein E1 isoform X5: MERVHSEPPLARNTAPSTSAVAIPRSFSVSHKKHKRTPLYQRSMSFDPGMLHNNGHTAFANGTAAGIRETGVVEKLLTSYGFIQCSERQARLFFHCSQYNGNLQELKIGDDVEFEVSSDRRTGKPIAVKLLKIKPEVLPEERISGQVGPDSHASPFTVLHGYIHPVVSAIPTHLDGKSAPGQVPTGSVCYERNGEVFYLTYTPDDIEGNMHLDTGDKVSFYMETNKHTGAVSAHNIVLVKKKQMRCQGVVCATKEAFGFIERADVVKEIFFHYSEFKGDLEALQAGDDVEFTIKERNGKEVATDVRLLAQGTVIFEDISIEQFEGTVVKVIPKVPTKNQNDPLPGRICARISFTDKELLFGEKDTKSKVTLLEGDHVQFNISTDRRDKLERATNIDILPDTFHFTKESREMVRTMRSMGVIAAMRDGFGFIKCVDRDARMFFHFSEVLEEGQLHISDEVEFTVVPVSPERTPMDMLSAQRNHAVRIKKLPKGTVSFHTQSEQRFVGVVEKEATAAITNNKSASPSKAKEKKKDKEAEEGVISYEDCGVKLTVSYHVKDLEGAAQPQAGDKVEFSINEVKRTGQQSAVTIKILNRTVNTKRLLGYIATLKDNFGFIETANHDQEIFFHYSELCGDLENLELGDTVEYTLSKGKGNKVSAEKVTKVVAVNGVGQDVGETVMLGKVVRPLRSVDPSQTEYQGLIELLEEDGTKCQNYSFGIVGMANKADCLQKGEMVKFQLCTVAQTGQKMACNVVPQRKALVECVKDQFGFITYEVGESKKLFFHVKEVHDGLELQTGDEVEFSVILNQRTGKCSACNVRRVSEGPKPVATPRPDRLVNRLKSITLDDASAPRLVIVRQPRGPDNSKGFNVERKTRQPGVID
- the LOC115165885 gene encoding cold shock domain-containing protein E1 isoform X1, which codes for MERVHSEPPLARNTAPSTSAVAIPRSFSVSHKKHKRTPLYQRSMSFDPGMLHNNGHTAFANGTAAGIRETGVVEKLLTSYGFIQCSERQARLFFHCSQYNGNLQELKIGDDVEFEVSSDRRTGKPIAVKLLKIKPEVLPEERISGQVGPDSHASPFTVLHGYIHPVVSAIPTHLDGKSAPGQVPTGSVCYERNGYGFLPTQEVFYLTYTPDDIEGNMHLDTGDKVSFYMETNKHTGAVSAHNIVLVKKKQMRCQGVVCATKEAFGFIERADVVKEIFFHYSEFKGDLEALQAGDDVEFTIKERNGKEVATDVRLLAQGTVIFEDISIEQFEGTVVKVIPKVPTKNQNDPLPGRICARISFTDKELLFGEKDTKSKVTLLEGDHVQFNISTDRRDKLERATNIDILPDTFHFTKESREMVRTMRSMGVIAAMRDGFGFIKCVDRDARMFFHFSEVLEEGQLHISDEVEFTVVPVSPERTPMDMLSAQRNHAVRIKKLPKGTVSFHTQSEQRFVGVVEKEATAAITNNKSASPSKAKEKKKDKEAEEGVISYEDCGVKLTVSYHVKDLEGAAQPQAGDKVEFSINEVKRTGQQSAVTIKILNRTVNTKRLLGYIATLKDNFGFIETANHDQEIFFHYSELCGDLENLELGDTVEYTLSKGKGNKVSAEKVTKVVAVNGVGQDVGETVMLGKVVRPLRSVDPSQTEYQGLIELLEEDGTKCQNYSFGIVGMANKADCLQKGEMVKFQLCTVAQTGQKMACNVVPQRKALVECVKDQFGFITYEVGESKKLFFHVKEVHDGLELQTGDEVEFSVILNQRTGKCSACNVRRVSEGPKPVATPRPDRLVNRLKSITLDDASAPRLVIVRQPRGPDNSKGFNVERKTRQPGVID
- the LOC115165885 gene encoding cold shock domain-containing protein E1 isoform X11; this encodes MERVHSEPPLARNTAPSTSAVAIPRSFSVSHKKHKRTPLYQRSMSFDPGMLHNNGHTAFANGTAAGIRETGVVEKLLTSYGFIQCSERQARLFFHCSQYNGNLQELKIGDDVEFEVSSDRRTGKPIAVKLLKIKPEVLPEERISGQVVSAIPTHLDGKSAPGQVPTGSVCYERNGEVFYLTYTPDDIEGNMHLDTGDKVSFYMETNKHTGAVSAHNIVLVKKKQMRCQGVVCATKEAFGFIERADVVKEIFFHYSEFKGDLEALQAGDDVEFTIKERNGKEVATDVRLLAQGTVIFEDISIEQFEGTVVKVIPKVPTKNQNDPLPGRICARISFTDKELLFGEKDTKSKVTLLEGDHVQFNISTDRRDKLERATNIDILPDTFHFTKESREMVRTMRSMGVIAAMRDGFGFIKCVDRDARMFFHFSEVLEEGQLHISDEVEFTVVPVSPERTPMDMLSAQRNHAVRIKKLPKGTVSFHTQSEQRFVGVVEKEATAAITNNKSASPSKAKEKKKDKEAEEGVISYEDCGVKLTVSYHVKDLEGAAQPQAGDKVEFSINEVKRTGQQSAVTIKILNRTVNTKRLLGYIATLKDNFGFIETANHDQEIFFHYSELCGDLENLELGDTVEYTLSKGKGNKVSAEKVTKVVAVNGVGQDVGETVMLGKVVRPLRSVDPSQTEYQGLIELLEEDGTKCQNYSFGIVGMANKADCLQKGEMVKFQLCTVAQTGQKMACNVVPQRKALVECVKDQFGFITYEVGESKKLFFHVKEVHDGLELQTGDEVEFSVILNQRTGKCSACNVRRVSEGPKPVATPRPDRLVNRLKSITLDDASAPRLVIVRQPRGPDNSKGFNVERKTRQPGVID